In Vibrio tritonius, the following are encoded in one genomic region:
- the nqrF gene encoding NADH:ubiquinone reductase (Na(+)-transporting) subunit F, producing MDVILLGVVMFTLIVLVLVLVILFAKSKLVPTGDITISINGDPEKSFVTQPGGKLLSALAGAGVFVSSACGGGGSCGQCRVKVKSGGGDILPTELDHITKGEAREGERLSCQVAVKTDMELELPEEIFGVKKWECTVISNDNKATFIKELKLQIPDGESVPFRAGGYIQIEAPAHHVKYSDFDVPEKFREDWDKFNLFRYESKVDEPIIRAYSMANYPEEHGIIMLNVRIATPPPRNPDVPPGQMSSYIWSLKEGDKCTISGPFGEFFAKDTDAEMVFIGGGAGMAPMRSHIFDQLKRLDSKRKISFWYGARSTREMFYVEDFDTLAAEHDNFTWHVALSDPTPEDNWDGYTGFIHNVVYENYLRDHEAPEDCEYYMCGPPIMNASVINMLHNLGVEDENILLDDFGG from the coding sequence ATGGACGTTATTCTTCTTGGTGTAGTGATGTTTACTCTGATTGTACTGGTATTGGTATTAGTGATTCTATTCGCTAAATCAAAACTGGTTCCAACAGGTGACATTACAATCTCTATCAACGGCGATCCTGAAAAATCGTTCGTTACTCAACCAGGCGGTAAGCTACTGAGTGCTCTTGCTGGTGCAGGCGTATTCGTATCTTCAGCTTGTGGTGGCGGTGGCTCTTGTGGTCAGTGTCGCGTAAAAGTTAAATCTGGCGGTGGTGACATTCTACCTACAGAGCTTGATCACATTACTAAAGGTGAAGCTCGCGAAGGTGAACGTCTATCTTGTCAAGTTGCAGTGAAAACTGATATGGAACTTGAATTGCCAGAAGAGATCTTTGGTGTGAAAAAATGGGAATGTACTGTTATCTCTAACGATAACAAAGCAACCTTCATCAAAGAACTTAAGCTGCAAATTCCTGATGGCGAATCTGTACCTTTCCGTGCAGGTGGTTACATTCAGATTGAAGCTCCAGCGCACCACGTAAAATACTCAGACTTTGATGTACCTGAGAAATTCCGTGAAGACTGGGATAAATTCAATCTGTTCCGCTATGAGTCAAAAGTAGATGAGCCTATCATCCGTGCTTACTCAATGGCTAACTACCCAGAAGAACACGGTATCATCATGCTTAACGTGCGTATCGCGACTCCGCCACCACGTAACCCTGATGTACCGCCAGGTCAAATGTCTTCTTACATCTGGTCACTAAAAGAAGGTGATAAGTGTACGATTTCTGGCCCATTTGGTGAGTTCTTCGCGAAAGATACTGACGCAGAAATGGTATTTATCGGTGGTGGTGCAGGTATGGCTCCTATGCGTTCTCATATCTTCGACCAGCTAAAACGTCTAGATTCGAAACGTAAGATTTCATTCTGGTACGGTGCTCGTTCAACTCGCGAAATGTTCTATGTTGAAGACTTCGATACGCTAGCAGCTGAACACGATAACTTCACATGGCACGTAGCTCTGTCTGATCCAACTCCAGAAGATAACTGGGATGGTTACACAGGCTTCATCCACAACGTTGTGTACGAAAACTACCTACGTGATCATGAAGCACCAGAAGATTGTGAATACTACATGTGTGGTCCACCAATCATGAACGCTTCTGTTATCAACATGCTACATAACCTAGGTGTTGAAGACGAAAACATTCTATTGGATGACTTCGGTGGTTAA
- a CDS encoding FAD:protein FMN transferase, translated as MKYLFVLFSCLVFLAGCGRQVEQVHLSGPTMGTTYNVKYLVAETSPDAAVLQQGIDKILVQVNDQMSTYRKDSELSRFNQTHDTEPFILSKETATVVKEALRLNKLTLGKLDVTVGPLVNLWGFGPEGRPDKVPSAKALADRRAEVGISHLTLDGVQLSKDIPNLYVDLSTIAKGWGVDQVADYLEQSGIDNYMVEIGGEIRLKGLNRDGVKWRIAIEKPVANERSVQEIISPGTMAMATSGDYRNYFEQDGIRYSHIIDPDTGKPINNRVVSVTVLHPSCMTADGLATGLMVLGDEQGMAIAKQHHLAVMMIVKTDTGFEEKVSEAFRPYLKKQ; from the coding sequence GTGAAATACCTCTTCGTCTTGTTCTCATGTTTGGTTTTTTTAGCCGGTTGTGGCCGTCAAGTTGAACAAGTGCATTTAAGTGGTCCTACTATGGGGACGACTTATAATGTGAAATATCTGGTTGCAGAAACATCACCTGATGCAGCGGTATTGCAGCAAGGGATCGATAAGATCCTTGTTCAAGTGAACGATCAAATGTCGACGTATCGCAAAGATTCAGAATTGAGTCGCTTTAATCAGACTCATGATACTGAACCGTTTATCCTGTCAAAGGAAACGGCAACCGTAGTGAAAGAAGCGCTGCGGTTGAATAAGCTAACATTAGGTAAGCTGGATGTGACGGTCGGCCCTTTAGTGAATTTATGGGGTTTTGGTCCGGAGGGGAGACCCGATAAAGTGCCTTCTGCCAAGGCACTAGCAGATCGTCGAGCTGAGGTCGGTATTTCACATCTGACATTAGATGGTGTGCAACTTAGCAAAGACATCCCTAATTTGTATGTCGATTTATCGACGATTGCCAAAGGTTGGGGAGTCGACCAAGTGGCCGATTATCTCGAACAATCAGGTATAGACAACTATATGGTTGAGATCGGTGGAGAAATTCGACTTAAAGGTCTTAACCGTGATGGTGTAAAATGGCGTATAGCAATTGAAAAGCCAGTGGCGAATGAACGTAGTGTTCAGGAAATTATTAGCCCTGGAACGATGGCCATGGCAACATCGGGCGATTACCGTAATTACTTTGAACAAGATGGTATTCGATATTCCCATATTATCGACCCTGACACCGGAAAACCGATTAATAATCGAGTGGTGTCAGTTACGGTATTGCATCCATCTTGTATGACTGCCGATGGCTTAGCCACGGGATTAATGGTTTTAGGCGATGAGCAAGGAATGGCCATTGCTAAGCAACATCACTTAGCGGTGATGATGATTGTGAAAACGGATACAGGATTCGAAGAAAAAGTTTCAGAGGCTTTTCGCCCTTATCTGAAAAAGCAGTAA
- the nqrM gene encoding (Na+)-NQR maturation NqrM, translating into MSTFLITFAIFVCVIAAMAVGYIFQKKVVRGSCGGLGAVGIEKVCNCPEPCDARKRREAKAAKRAALVAEWEKDRIA; encoded by the coding sequence ATGAGTACATTTTTGATTACATTTGCCATCTTTGTCTGTGTGATTGCAGCAATGGCAGTAGGTTATATCTTCCAGAAAAAAGTAGTACGTGGTAGCTGTGGTGGTTTAGGTGCCGTAGGTATCGAGAAAGTGTGTAACTGCCCAGAGCCGTGTGATGCACGCAAACGTCGCGAAGCGAAAGCCGCCAAACGTGCAGCATTGGTTGCGGAATGGGAAAAGGATCGTATTGCCTAA
- a CDS encoding GGDEF domain-containing response regulator, protein MNHKILVVEDSRAFRNYLFNQLSQIGYEVICAESLAEAKHIISQGHTFFCAVLDYCLPDAQDGEVIDLVLATKQKVVVLTATFNEKVRERCIARGVLDYILKDSMSSVSYIIPMMKRLFNNQNHHALVVDDSKTVRRHVSQLLEHQYIRTTTAIDGNDALKKLQENKDISIIITDHDMPHKDGIEMIREIRQSVSKNELAILGVSSSEDKTMTARFLKAGANDFLNKPFNQEEFYCRVHQLLDMKEANNELFRLANQDALTGLWNRRYFFNQYKEQTKHSCHVAMMDIDHFKKVNDTWGHDGGDKVLTSVAHILNLYFSDSVVARFGGEEFCVQFFGTYDDFIQRLDNLRQRIEKTTIPYLDNSIRVTISIGTAQGDDSDINQLLTLADSRLYLAKNRGRNLLVSN, encoded by the coding sequence TTGAATCATAAAATTCTAGTTGTAGAGGACAGTAGAGCTTTTCGTAACTACCTATTTAACCAGCTATCTCAAATTGGCTATGAGGTCATTTGCGCAGAATCCTTGGCAGAAGCGAAACACATCATATCTCAGGGCCATACCTTTTTCTGTGCAGTACTAGATTACTGCTTACCTGACGCTCAAGATGGAGAAGTGATCGACCTAGTGCTTGCTACGAAACAAAAAGTCGTAGTACTTACCGCCACATTCAATGAAAAAGTGCGTGAACGCTGCATCGCCAGAGGAGTATTAGATTATATACTCAAGGACAGCATGAGTTCAGTGTCTTACATCATTCCTATGATGAAACGATTATTTAACAATCAAAATCATCATGCACTTGTTGTAGATGATTCCAAAACCGTTCGTCGCCATGTTTCACAACTTCTTGAACATCAATATATTCGTACAACAACGGCAATTGATGGCAATGATGCACTAAAAAAACTTCAAGAAAATAAAGATATTAGCATTATAATTACCGACCATGACATGCCTCACAAAGACGGCATAGAGATGATTCGTGAAATTCGCCAGTCCGTCAGTAAAAACGAATTAGCCATCTTAGGCGTATCAAGCTCTGAAGATAAAACCATGACGGCCCGCTTTCTTAAAGCGGGAGCTAATGACTTCTTAAACAAACCCTTTAATCAAGAAGAATTTTACTGCCGAGTCCACCAGCTATTGGATATGAAAGAAGCGAATAACGAACTGTTTCGACTGGCTAACCAAGATGCATTAACCGGATTGTGGAATCGGCGCTACTTTTTTAATCAATACAAAGAGCAAACCAAACACAGCTGTCATGTTGCCATGATGGACATCGACCATTTTAAAAAAGTGAACGATACTTGGGGTCATGATGGTGGCGATAAAGTACTCACCTCGGTGGCTCACATACTAAACCTCTACTTTTCCGACTCCGTCGTGGCAAGATTTGGTGGCGAAGAATTTTGTGTTCAGTTTTTCGGCACCTATGATGATTTTATCCAACGGCTCGACAATCTAAGGCAAAGAATAGAGAAAACAACCATTCCCTATTTAGACAACTCAATTCGAGTTACCATCAGCATCGGAACCGCTCAGGGGGATGATAGCGACATCAATCAACTGCTCACCCTTGCAGATAGTCGGCTCTATTTAGCAAAAAACCGGGGACGTAATTTACTCGTAAGCAATTAA
- the dinB gene encoding DNA polymerase IV, protein MSTERLKKIIHIDMDCFYAAVEMRDHPEYRGRPLAVGGSEKQRGVLSTCNYEARQFGLHSAMPTAQALKLCPNLLLVPGRMQVYKSVSRQIHAIFQRYTSIIEPLSLDEAFLDVTDSHLCHGSATLIAEAIRRDIWQELNLTASAGVAPVKFLAKVASDMNKPNGQFVVPPDNVQDVVDKLPLGKIPGVGKVSLEKLNRAGFYLCEDIKNSDYRDLLIKFGRLGESLWKKSHGVDRREVIVERERKSVGVERTFSHNISSYEECWQVIERKLFPELDQRLTKACPERAIIKQGIKVKFADFQLTTIEHIHPQLELSDFKGLLREVLRRQQGREIRLLGLSVMLKPEAPGEQLSFF, encoded by the coding sequence GTGAGCACAGAACGACTAAAAAAAATTATTCATATCGATATGGATTGTTTTTATGCAGCAGTTGAAATGCGTGATCACCCTGAATACCGTGGGCGGCCTCTGGCTGTCGGTGGTAGTGAGAAGCAGCGTGGCGTCTTAAGTACCTGTAATTATGAAGCGCGTCAATTTGGATTGCACTCGGCAATGCCTACCGCACAAGCCCTTAAATTGTGCCCCAACCTTTTGCTTGTACCTGGACGTATGCAGGTTTACAAATCTGTATCTCGTCAGATTCATGCTATTTTTCAACGTTATACCTCAATTATTGAGCCTTTATCCCTTGATGAGGCGTTTCTTGACGTTACAGATAGCCATTTATGTCATGGCAGTGCCACATTGATTGCAGAAGCAATTCGGCGTGATATTTGGCAAGAGCTGAATCTCACGGCTTCAGCTGGTGTTGCTCCAGTGAAGTTTCTAGCTAAAGTGGCTTCGGATATGAATAAACCGAACGGTCAGTTTGTTGTTCCCCCTGATAACGTTCAAGACGTGGTCGATAAACTGCCGCTGGGGAAAATACCCGGAGTAGGCAAGGTGAGTCTAGAAAAGCTCAATCGTGCCGGGTTTTATTTATGTGAAGATATCAAAAATAGTGATTATCGAGATTTGTTGATTAAATTTGGCCGCTTAGGTGAGTCATTATGGAAGAAAAGCCACGGCGTTGATCGTCGAGAAGTGATTGTTGAGAGAGAACGTAAGTCTGTTGGTGTTGAACGTACGTTTAGCCACAATATCTCTAGTTATGAAGAGTGCTGGCAGGTGATTGAACGAAAGTTATTTCCAGAACTTGACCAACGGCTAACTAAAGCTTGCCCTGAAAGAGCGATTATCAAGCAAGGTATCAAGGTGAAGTTTGCCGACTTTCAACTTACAACTATCGAGCATATTCATCCCCAGTTGGAGCTTAGTGATTTTAAAGGGTTGCTCCGTGAGGTGTTGCGACGTCAACAGGGACGGGAGATTCGTTTGCTCGGACTATCTGTCATGCTCAAACCTGAAGCTCCTGGAGAGCAACTTAGCTTTTTTTAA
- a CDS encoding DUF2884 family protein, which produces MMRPILFIVTLLTCTSALASQCRVDIKNEVHIRNDQVEIHRADGQIATLAADNQLQIDGQSVALNSEQASAMGRFRQSMSDSVPKVKQVITDGLAMADSVIDDLSASMGEPGAFDNLKEGVRSYAQDWEGRYYKNGEFVLPASSYEQMKQQWTGEFEKAKVFFSREFMTNAFNTIAQSMKEEGGFNLTKLNDLMAKLKTSMADHLKAHQKELNKKRAELCDSLDNMVEQEKSLHNKIPQLKDYQVFTI; this is translated from the coding sequence ATGATGAGACCAATACTCTTTATCGTGACCCTACTGACTTGTACTTCTGCGCTGGCTTCCCAGTGTCGAGTTGATATTAAGAATGAAGTACATATCAGAAATGACCAAGTAGAGATTCATCGTGCCGATGGTCAAATAGCGACACTAGCTGCTGATAATCAGTTACAGATAGACGGTCAATCGGTTGCTCTTAATTCAGAACAAGCGTCTGCTATGGGGCGGTTTCGCCAAAGTATGAGTGATAGTGTTCCTAAGGTGAAACAGGTCATTACTGATGGGTTGGCGATGGCGGATTCTGTCATCGATGATTTGTCTGCCAGTATGGGAGAGCCTGGTGCATTTGATAATTTAAAGGAGGGGGTTCGCTCCTATGCACAAGACTGGGAGGGTCGTTACTATAAAAACGGCGAGTTCGTGTTACCGGCCAGCAGTTATGAACAAATGAAGCAACAGTGGACGGGAGAGTTTGAAAAGGCCAAGGTCTTTTTTAGCCGAGAATTTATGACTAATGCTTTCAATACCATAGCGCAAAGTATGAAAGAAGAGGGGGGATTTAATCTCACCAAATTAAATGATTTGATGGCGAAACTCAAAACGTCGATGGCTGATCACTTAAAAGCGCATCAAAAAGAGCTGAATAAAAAGCGTGCAGAGCTATGTGATTCACTCGATAACATGGTTGAGCAAGAAAAGTCTTTGCATAACAAGATTCCACAACTCAAAGATTATCAAGTCTTTACTATTTAA
- a CDS encoding sodium-dependent transporter — MAQSASRETFGSRLGFILSAAGAAVGLGNIWGFPTQAASNGGGAFLLVYLVLILVVAYPMLVVEMAIGRYGQANPVDSMRSLTDNALAKKAGSAVGWLGLSVPSAVLAFYSIVGGWIICYMLGAITDLAGLDQMTQWLKGFSVERNLFGTVLFYVFTILIVQGGVKDGIEKWSTRLMPALFVLFGVMFIYIMMQQGAMDGLRHYLIPDFSKIWDKKLILAAMGQGFFSLTIGGCSMLIYGSYLSKKENLPKMAMNVTLVDTSVAFIAGLVVLPAMFVAMNKGVPIYAADGALLSSDTLVFRVLPMLFDSLGILGEVFAVVFFLLLTIAALTSSISMLECPVALVGERFQTKRTPTAWVLGLIIALFSIVIVYHFETLFGLVAMVATQYLQPFTALLFCLFGGWVWRSNAKFNELSLGFDEFRNSLFGKIWPWYIRLVCPLLVAAIIWASFS; from the coding sequence ATGGCACAGTCAGCATCTCGAGAGACATTCGGTTCTCGTCTTGGATTTATTCTTTCTGCCGCAGGCGCAGCGGTAGGCTTAGGTAATATTTGGGGATTCCCTACTCAAGCTGCTAGTAATGGTGGCGGCGCATTTTTGCTGGTGTATTTAGTACTCATTTTAGTTGTAGCTTATCCTATGCTAGTTGTTGAGATGGCGATTGGCCGCTATGGACAAGCAAACCCAGTTGATAGTATGCGCTCACTAACTGATAACGCACTGGCAAAAAAAGCAGGGAGTGCGGTTGGCTGGTTAGGCTTAAGTGTACCTAGTGCTGTATTGGCATTTTATAGTATCGTTGGTGGATGGATAATCTGTTATATGCTGGGAGCGATAACTGATCTTGCTGGTTTAGATCAGATGACCCAGTGGCTCAAGGGCTTTAGTGTCGAACGTAACCTGTTTGGTACGGTACTGTTTTATGTGTTTACGATTTTAATCGTCCAAGGTGGCGTGAAAGATGGGATCGAAAAATGGTCCACTCGATTGATGCCAGCTCTATTTGTACTGTTTGGTGTGATGTTTATTTACATCATGATGCAGCAGGGTGCAATGGATGGTTTGCGTCATTACTTGATTCCTGATTTTTCAAAAATTTGGGACAAAAAATTGATACTGGCAGCGATGGGACAAGGCTTTTTCTCATTGACTATCGGTGGCTGTTCAATGCTGATTTATGGCTCGTATTTAAGTAAAAAAGAGAACTTACCGAAGATGGCGATGAATGTGACGTTAGTTGATACTTCGGTTGCGTTTATTGCAGGGTTAGTTGTGTTACCGGCCATGTTTGTTGCGATGAATAAAGGTGTACCAATTTATGCAGCTGATGGTGCGCTACTGAGTTCGGATACGCTTGTATTTCGCGTGTTACCCATGCTATTTGATAGCCTAGGCATACTTGGTGAAGTCTTTGCTGTCGTGTTCTTCTTACTGCTGACTATCGCAGCATTAACGTCGTCTATTTCTATGCTGGAATGCCCAGTTGCGTTGGTGGGAGAACGTTTTCAAACTAAACGTACACCAACTGCATGGGTGCTAGGCTTGATTATCGCTTTGTTTAGTATTGTTATCGTTTACCACTTTGAAACCTTATTTGGTTTGGTTGCGATGGTTGCAACGCAATACTTGCAACCCTTTACGGCTCTGCTGTTCTGCTTATTTGGTGGCTGGGTATGGAGAAGTAATGCGAAATTTAATGAGCTTTCTCTAGGATTTGATGAGTTCCGTAATAGCTTGTTTGGAAAAATCTGGCCTTGGTATATTCGTTTGGTCTGTCCGTTATTAGTTGCGGCTATTATTTGGGCCTCATTTAGCTAA
- a CDS encoding succinylglutamate desuccinylase/aspartoacylase family protein, giving the protein MRQAKGQKHVEKVKKVRKNVAFNLLGESVPPAGRAVIELEAAKLYTHSPLSIPIEIINGAYEGPVMMVNAAIHGDELNGVEIVRQLINSIDENKLKGTLIAVPIVNVFGFIHKSRYLPDRRDLNRSFPGSEKGSLASRMAHTFFSQVVTRCNYIIDLHTGAIHRTNLPQIRADLSTPETLRIAQAFATPVTLDSPLRGGSLRSEAEKCGITVLTYEAGEALRFDPIAIHAGVMGILRTMQAVNMLRKSRKKTPTTIIAKSTSWARAETDGILRTLVSLGDKVEKGQTLAYVNSPLGKIKEELRANKGGVIIGQQTLPLVNEGDAVFNIAYFSQDDEIVEQLVEEFIEDISDMELEPLTTGYLQSTQP; this is encoded by the coding sequence ATGCGGCAAGCAAAAGGACAAAAACACGTGGAAAAGGTTAAAAAAGTAAGAAAAAACGTCGCTTTTAATCTTCTGGGGGAATCCGTTCCCCCAGCTGGCCGAGCTGTAATAGAACTTGAAGCCGCCAAGCTTTATACCCACTCTCCTTTGTCTATTCCAATAGAAATCATTAATGGTGCCTATGAAGGCCCTGTGATGATGGTCAATGCCGCAATCCATGGGGATGAACTCAATGGAGTAGAAATCGTTCGACAACTGATTAACTCTATTGATGAGAATAAGTTAAAAGGCACACTTATCGCGGTTCCTATTGTTAACGTATTTGGCTTTATTCATAAGTCACGTTACTTACCAGACCGACGCGACTTAAACCGCAGCTTTCCCGGCAGTGAAAAAGGCTCCCTTGCCTCACGCATGGCCCACACCTTTTTCTCGCAAGTCGTCACTCGCTGTAATTACATTATCGACCTACATACTGGCGCAATTCACCGAACCAATTTGCCGCAAATTCGTGCTGATTTGAGCACGCCAGAAACGTTACGCATTGCCCAAGCCTTCGCGACACCAGTGACATTAGATTCGCCATTGCGTGGCGGCTCACTTCGTAGTGAAGCAGAAAAGTGTGGTATCACAGTTCTCACCTATGAAGCGGGTGAAGCACTACGTTTCGATCCTATTGCAATTCACGCCGGTGTCATGGGCATACTAAGAACCATGCAAGCGGTGAATATGCTGAGAAAGAGCCGTAAGAAGACACCGACCACCATCATTGCAAAATCCACCAGTTGGGCTCGTGCTGAAACGGATGGCATCCTACGAACCTTAGTTTCCCTAGGTGACAAAGTAGAGAAAGGACAGACCCTTGCCTACGTCAACTCACCTCTCGGTAAGATAAAAGAAGAACTCAGAGCCAACAAAGGTGGAGTCATCATCGGCCAGCAAACCCTACCTTTAGTTAACGAAGGCGATGCGGTATTTAACATTGCCTATTTCTCTCAAGATGATGAGATTGTTGAGCAGCTTGTTGAAGAGTTTATCGAAGATATTAGTGATATGGAGTTAGAGCCGCTGACTACTGGGTATCTTCAATCTACCCAACCTTAA
- the rimK gene encoding 30S ribosomal protein S6--L-glutamate ligase — protein sequence MKIGILSRNGSLYSTRRLIEACQQRGHEVKVIDALRCYMNINSDKPQIHFKGEELIDIDAIIPRIGASVTFYGTAVLRQFEMMGVYPVNESVAISRSRDKLRSMQLLSRKGIGMPITGFASKPDDVKDLLDMVGGAPVVIKLLEGTQGIGVVLAETRTAAESVIEAFMGLKANIMVQEYIKEAGGADIRCFVIGDKVIAAMKRQGAEGEFRSNLHRGGTASLIKITPQERKTAIEAAKAMGLNVAGVDLLRSERGPLVMEVNSSPGLEGIEAATGKDIAGMIIEFIEKNAASKRTKTRGKG from the coding sequence ATGAAAATTGGTATTCTGTCGCGCAACGGCTCGCTCTATTCGACCCGACGCCTGATAGAAGCTTGCCAGCAACGTGGCCATGAAGTAAAGGTAATCGATGCTCTACGCTGTTACATGAACATCAACTCAGATAAGCCACAAATTCACTTTAAAGGTGAAGAGCTGATAGATATTGATGCCATTATTCCGCGTATTGGCGCTTCGGTAACTTTTTATGGCACGGCGGTATTGCGTCAATTCGAAATGATGGGCGTGTATCCGGTGAATGAATCCGTTGCGATTAGCCGCTCTCGTGATAAGTTACGCTCAATGCAGCTACTATCGCGCAAAGGTATTGGCATGCCAATTACTGGCTTTGCCAGCAAACCTGACGATGTAAAGGATCTGCTAGATATGGTAGGCGGTGCTCCTGTAGTGATAAAGCTACTTGAAGGCACCCAAGGTATCGGGGTTGTTCTTGCTGAAACCCGAACTGCAGCAGAAAGCGTGATTGAAGCCTTTATGGGCCTAAAAGCGAACATCATGGTGCAGGAATACATCAAAGAAGCAGGTGGTGCCGACATTCGCTGCTTTGTTATCGGTGATAAAGTGATCGCGGCGATGAAACGACAAGGTGCAGAAGGCGAATTTCGGTCTAATCTTCATAGAGGTGGTACCGCATCATTAATAAAAATCACCCCTCAAGAACGCAAAACTGCAATTGAAGCAGCAAAAGCAATGGGACTGAATGTGGCGGGTGTTGATTTGCTGCGCTCAGAACGCGGCCCACTTGTCATGGAAGTCAATTCATCTCCTGGTCTTGAAGGCATAGAAGCCGCAACAGGGAAAGATATTGCCGGCATGATCATCGAATTTATCGAGAAGAATGCGGCAAGCAAAAGGACAAAAACACGTGGAAAAGGTTAA
- a CDS encoding ATP-dependent zinc protease family protein, which translates to MTDKMIVGWRETLSLPGLGIIKINAKIDTGARTSCLHAFRVETFERDEAPWVRFWIHPKQHNDEVVTECEAPIVDERVVRDSGGHEEKRYVIRTDICIGGQTWLAEITLTNRENMAFRMLLGRTAMHHRIVVDPVESFLIPFEETEQ; encoded by the coding sequence ATGACAGATAAAATGATTGTCGGATGGCGAGAAACCCTCAGCCTTCCTGGCTTAGGCATTATTAAGATTAACGCTAAAATCGACACTGGTGCTCGCACCTCCTGTTTACACGCTTTTCGTGTGGAGACATTTGAACGTGATGAAGCGCCTTGGGTACGTTTTTGGATCCACCCGAAACAACATAATGATGAAGTGGTCACAGAGTGTGAAGCCCCTATCGTTGATGAACGCGTAGTGCGTGACTCTGGTGGACATGAGGAAAAGCGTTACGTTATTCGCACCGATATCTGTATCGGCGGCCAAACTTGGCTAGCTGAAATTACCCTAACTAACAGAGAAAACATGGCATTTCGTATGCTGCTTGGTCGTACAGCCATGCACCATCGTATCGTAGTTGATCCTGTTGAATCATTTTTAATCCCATTTGAGGAAACTGAACAATGA